GTGTTGAAAATAACACGGGCGGAACTTTCGTCGTAAGCGTTAAACTGTAAAGCATGCTCGATTTGTTCGGCAATGTCCGGGTTGATTTTGGTCAACAATTCATAGAACAGTGTGAAGTGAATCGGGTTGGCGTTGATGTCCAGGTCTTTTAGCTTATCGAGCACCCGCAGGGAGACTTCCTGAGCGTCTGGGTTCGGGAGGGTGTATCGGCAGTCGTTTTGCAGTATCTTAGAGGGTTCCATGAAAAAAGTGCATTCGTTATTTTTCTAATATTATAAACCCTTTATGAAAGCGTCTCCAATTTAAAGGCGGAGTTTTTTTAAGGAAAATCGGCGGAGAGGCCAATGAGGGGGAAGATTGCTTATCGGCGATTTGATCTGGGGTGAGGTGGGTTTCATTTTTTTGTCATCTTTCATTCACATGGCTGTTATGTAGCGCTTTTAGAATGAGCGGGTAATTTTTATAAACTTTAAGAGAGTTAAACCATGAAAAAACTATTTATCGCGATGATGGCGGCCGGTTTCCTATCGGCTTGTTCGACAGCCCCTGAGAAGAAAGCCGATACCACGACAGAAGCCTCACAAGCCGTAAACGATGATTTGTACATCGTGATGGATGAGCGTATGAACGTTTTCTATGACGGCGATCTTTACAAAAAGTATATGGAACATGGTGAAACACCTTATCGTCGTACCTTCATCGGTGCGGGTCCGAATGGTGAAACGGTTGTGTATGGTTTGACCAAAGACGACAAAAAGAAAACCACCAACCCGGCGGAAGAAATGATGTCTGGCAAAATGGCGCCGGCAGAAGATTTTTATGCTGAAGTGGTTGAAAAAGAACATAACCGTATTTATGTTTTCACTTCTTGGGCGACGTTTGACGAGTTTGTGAAGCTGCATGTGGATAACTTCCGTTATTCTGACATCGGTGCAGGTCCAAACGGTGAAACGGTTGTGTACGTATTGACTAAGAAAACCAGTAAGCAAAAGCCGGTTGAAGCCATGAAGAAATTCAACACTTTCCACGGCATCCAAAAATAAACGATTTCCGGTTAATCGTTTAAACGTAAAAAGCCCGGCATTGCCGGGCTTTTTTTATGCTGTCAGACAACCGTTGTTGTTAGCGTTTGACCGTATCATGCAATGGGCAGGTTTGAATGCCCAGCAAGGTGTAGATCGGGCACCAACGGATGATGCCGGTGGCCAGCGGAATGATGCCGATATAGGCCCAAAGCCCTAAAACGTCGGTGGCCGCCAAAACAATCAGTACCGCGCCGATAATGATTCGAAGCCATCTGTCCAGTGTTCCAATGTTCATTTATCTTCTCCCATAGTCTGTTAAGTATGTAAAATACAGGTCTAGTATTGTTTGAATCCGACTTTACCGTTCAATTGTTAACGCTCTCTGAGCAAAAATCAATAGGCTTTTATGACTGACGAGACAAAAACGGCGAAAAGCAAATTGAAAACCAAATTGCCGGGCGATGCTTACGCCGAAAACATCCGCGCGCGTTTTTGGCTGATGGGCAAGGGTGAAGCCTATGTCGGCATCGGACGCATTACGTTGCTGGAAAAAATCGACAAACTCGGTTCCATTAATCAGGCGGCCAAGGAAATGAGCATGTCCTACAAAAAGGCCTGGAAATTGATCGATGAACTGAATCAGATGTTCGACGAGCCTTTGGTGCTGAAAGAGCACGGCGGCAAAGCCGGTGGTGGCACCCAGTTAACCGATAAGGGGCACTTAGTGGTGAAGGAGTTTCGCCGTGTTGAACAGAAGCTGAAAGCCTTTTTACAGGAAGCATCCGACAATTTAGGGTTTTAACGACGTTTTCGGGCGCTTTTGGCCCTGTCTTTCTCGGTTCCGTTTTTCGCCAGGCCTGGCAAAAAATGAATATTGTATTTTATTCCGGTAAACGCTTGACTTTAGAGAGAAAGTCTCTAAAATCCCACTCTTTAATCCTTACCCCTTCTTATTGCCCGTTAAACAGTAAGTGATTATTCGGTTCGCCGGATAGTTGGAATGGATTAGCTATTTATTTTTAGGACAAAGTTATGAAAACATTTGTTGCAAAGCCAGCTGAAGTAAAACGTGACTGGTACATCGTTGACGCTGACGGTAAAACTTTAGGTCGTATGGCGGCTGAAATCGCAGCCCGTTTGCGCGGTAAGCATAAGCCAGAATACACGCCGCACGTTGATTGTGGTGACTACATCGTGGTTATCAATGCGGATAAAGTGGCCGTTACCGGTAATAAGCGTACTGACAAAATGTATCACCACGTAACAGGGTATGTTGGTAATTTGAAATCAACAAACTTTGAAACTCTGGTTGGTAACAAGCCGACTCGTCCGGTTGAGTTTGCCGTTAAAGGAATGTTGCCTCGTGGTCCTCTAGGCCGTGCAATGTTGAAAAAACTGAAAGTGTATGCCGGTGCCGAGCACCCACATACTGCACAACAACCTAAAGAACTAGACTTGTAAGAGGGAATTGAGAATGGCAACAGAACAATATTACGGAACAGGTCGTCGTAAAAACTCAGTGGCTCGCGTTTTCTTGAAAGCGGGATCTGGCAAAATGACTGTCAACGGTCGTGACGTGAAAGAATATTTCGCGCGTGAAACCGATTTGATGGTGATTAACCAGCCACTGGAAGCGACTGAAAATGTTGAAAAGTTTGATGTCACTGTCACGGTAAAAGGTGGTGGAACAACCGGTCAAGCCGGTGCGGTTCGTCACGGTATCTCTCGTGCATTGTTGGCATTCAACGATGAAAACCGTTCTGCTCTGCGTCAGCGTGGTCTATTGACTCGTGATGCGCGTCAGGTTGAACGTAAAAAAGTGGGGCTTCGCAAAGCACGTCGTCGTCCACAGTTCTCGAAACGTTAATTCGCGTTACCGTTTTACGGAACACGAAAAACCGCCAGGCCTGGCGGTTTTTTTATGTCTGAAAGAAATGTGGGCTGTGAATATGGGGCCTGTATGTTTTATGGCTAACAGGGTTTTATAAGGGCTGGCGGATTGTTGAGAGCGATGAGTTGGATGTGATTAATGCTTGTAATGCGTTAATGAGGTATGAATTGTGTTTCACCCGAAATAAAAAAGGCGTTCCTAAAACGCCTTTTTTATTGGGTTGTGTTTTGTGTTGTGGTTTAAAGCTTACAGGCGCCGCCAGCGCACCCATCGTCTTCGTGAGCGTCGTCGGCCCCGTCGCGAGTGTTGTGATAGTACAGAGTTTTTAAGCCCATTTTGTAAGCGTATAACAGATCTTGCAAAATCAGTTTGATTGGCACACGGCCTTCGTCGAACGACGCCGGGTCATAGTTGGTGTTGGCGGAAATCGCCTGGTCGACAAATTTCTGCATAATCCCCACCAGTTGCAAGTAGCCTTTATTGTTCGGGATTTGCCAGAGCAGTTCATAATCGTCCTTGTGTTCCTTAAAGCCCGGGACGACTTGTTTCAAAATGCCGTCCTTAGAGGCTTTAACCGAAACGTAGCCACGAGGCGGTTCAATGCCGTTGGTGGAGTTGGTGATTTGCGAAGAGGTTTCGCAAGGCATCAATGCCGTCATGGTGGAGTTGCGCAGGCCGTGCTGTTGGATTTCCTCTCGCAAAGTTTCCCAATCCAGGTGTAACGGTTCGTCGCAGACTTCGTTTAAGTCGGCTTTATAGGTGTCAATCGGCAGGATGCCTTGTGCGTATTTGGTGTCTTCAAACCATTCGCATTTACCCATTTCCTTCGCTAGATTCAAAGAGGCGGATAGCAAATGATACTGAATGGCTTCGAAGGTGCGGTGAACCAGACCATTGCCGGAACCGTCGGAATATTTCGCATGGTTTTTGGCCAGATAATAAGCCAGGTTAGTGACGCCGATGCCTAGGGTACGGCGCCCCATGCTGGCACGTCGTGCGGCTTCAACCGGGTAGTCTTGATAATCCAGTAGGCTGTCCAGTGCACGGACGATCAGGTCGGAAAGCTCGGCCAGTTCGTCCAGACTCTCCAACGCACCCAGGTTAAACGCGGAAAGGGTGCATAAAGCGATTTCACCGTTTGGATCCTCAACCGAATCCAGCGAGTGTGTGGGTAGCGTGATTTCCAAACACAGGTTGGATTGGTGAATCGGCGCTTTTTTCGGGTCGAATGAACTGTGGGTGTTGGAGTGGTCGACGTTTTGAATATAAATGCGGCCGGTTTGAGCGCGTTCTTGCGCGACTTGTGTGAAAAGATCCAGTGCTTTGACGGTTTTCTTGCGGATGCTGTCATCCGCTTCGTAAATGCTGTAAAGGCGTTCGAATTCGTCTTGATCTTCAAAGAAAGCGTCATAAAGCCCAGGAACGTCGGAAGGGCTGAATAGCGTGATGTTGCCGCCTTCAATCATGCGTTGATACATCAGCTTATTAACTTGTACGCCATAGTCTAAGTGGCGAGCGCGGTTTTCTTCCACCCCACGGTTGTTTTTCAGAACGACGAGCGATTCCACTTCCAAATGCCAGATTGGGTAGAACAGTGTGGCGGCGCCACCGCGAACACCACCTTGCGAGCATGATTTGACAGCGGTTTGGAAGTGTTTGATGAAGGGAATCATCCCGGTGTGATAGGCTTCGCCGTGACGAATTTCACTGCCGAGAGCGCGGATGCGACCCACGTTGATGCCAATTCCGGCACGTTGTGAAACGTATTTCACAATGGATGACGAGGTGGCATTGATGGAATCCAGCGAGTCTCCGCATTCAATCAAGACACAAGAACTGAATTGGCGCGTTGGCGTACGGACACCTGACATAATCGGTGTCGGCAAGGAGAGTTTGAAGTTCGAAGCCGCATCGTAGAAGCGCTTGATGTAGTCCAGACGGGTTTTGCCTTCTTCTGCTTCGTTCGGATAATGGGCGAACAAACTCATTGGAATGAGCATATAAATAAATTGCGGGCTTTCGTAAATTTTGCCGGTCACGCGGTTTTGAACCAGGTATTTGCCTTCCAACTGTTTCACGGCGGCGTAACTGAAGTTCATGTCGCGTTCGTGTTTGATGTAGTTGTCCAGTTCGTCGAATTCCGCTTTTGTGTAGTCGTCCAATAGTTGAGTGTCATATAGGTGATTGCGAACCATTTTATTGACGTGTTCAAACAAAGTGGGCGGGGTAAAGCGGTCAAAGGCTTTCTTGCGAAGGTGGAAAATCGCCAGGCGTGCCGCCAAGTGCTGGTAATCCGGCGCGGACTCTGAGATCAAATCGGCAGCGGATTTAATAATGGTCTCATGGATGTCGGCGGTTTTCATGCCGTCGTAAAATTGAATATGAGATCGAAGTTCGACTTCGGAGACGGAAACGTTTTCCAAGCCTTCCGACGCCCAAGTGATGACGCGGTGGATTTTTTCTAAATCAATCGGCTCGGTTTTACCGTTGCGTTTTGTGACGTTCATGGTTTCTTTAGACATAGTTCGCAATCTTTTTAATGTTTTCAGTGTGTTAGTTGAGTATCGTATAGTGGGACTTAAAAAGGGAAAAGTAACCTAGTGCTTGTATTTTGAATTTTACACTATATATAGTTAGACAATCTAAATCCTTAACAAAATATAGTGCAAACGCTGGTGTAAATCAAGCCTAAAAAATAACCAAAATTAATAAAAAATTTGCTAGGAGAAGGTGGGGTCCTTAATAAACATTTGGGGTAAAAATTACGAATCGAGGCCGGCTGGGCTTTTCGAGCGTTTAACGTTCTGGCACACATAAAAAGAAAGCAAATTTCGGTGGCGAAATTAAAAAAACGAATACATGAGAAAGAAAAATTTAATGGCAATTCTGTCGAGATGGTTTTTTATTTTGGAGGGAGGTTTAAATATTTAGACATACAGTTTATTGAAGTGAAGGCGGGCGCTTTTTAGAACGCGGGTTTCATGCGTTAAAAGGGTAAGTAAACTCACGAATTGTGTTGTAAAAAAACAACACATGCAATTTTTGTTGTTTTTTTTTGAAAAAAGGTTGCGCAGCTCTCTGAAACTCAATATAGTTGCCAACAAGTTCACATTGCGTGGGCAAATTTCAAAAACTAACTACATATAGGAAACTATTCCATGAAAAAGAATATTGTTGCTCTAGCAGTTGCTTCTGCTATCGCCGCTCCTGTCGCTATGGCTGACGCGCCTACCGTTTACGGTCAAATCAATATGGCTCTTGAACAGGCTTCAGTCAAAGATAGTAATGGTGATAAGTATAAAGCTGATTCTGGTACTCAGGTTAACTCTCGCAATTCACGTATCGGTATTAAAGGTGCTTCTGACCTAGGTAATGGTTTGAAAGCGGTCTATAAAGCTGAGTTCAAGGTTAATATCGATTCTTCTGGTGGCTTAGG
The nucleotide sequence above comes from Hydrogenovibrio thermophilus. Encoded proteins:
- a CDS encoding putative periplasmic lipoprotein, whose product is MKKLFIAMMAAGFLSACSTAPEKKADTTTEASQAVNDDLYIVMDERMNVFYDGDLYKKYMEHGETPYRRTFIGAGPNGETVVYGLTKDDKKKTTNPAEEMMSGKMAPAEDFYAEVVEKEHNRIYVFTSWATFDEFVKLHVDNFRYSDIGAGPNGETVVYVLTKKTSKQKPVEAMKKFNTFHGIQK
- a CDS encoding YgaP family membrane protein, yielding MNIGTLDRWLRIIIGAVLIVLAATDVLGLWAYIGIIPLATGIIRWCPIYTLLGIQTCPLHDTVKR
- a CDS encoding winged helix-turn-helix domain-containing protein, giving the protein MTDETKTAKSKLKTKLPGDAYAENIRARFWLMGKGEAYVGIGRITLLEKIDKLGSINQAAKEMSMSYKKAWKLIDELNQMFDEPLVLKEHGGKAGGGTQLTDKGHLVVKEFRRVEQKLKAFLQEASDNLGF
- the rplM gene encoding 50S ribosomal protein L13 — its product is MKTFVAKPAEVKRDWYIVDADGKTLGRMAAEIAARLRGKHKPEYTPHVDCGDYIVVINADKVAVTGNKRTDKMYHHVTGYVGNLKSTNFETLVGNKPTRPVEFAVKGMLPRGPLGRAMLKKLKVYAGAEHPHTAQQPKELDL
- the rpsI gene encoding 30S ribosomal protein S9; translated protein: MATEQYYGTGRRKNSVARVFLKAGSGKMTVNGRDVKEYFARETDLMVINQPLEATENVEKFDVTVTVKGGGTTGQAGAVRHGISRALLAFNDENRSALRQRGLLTRDARQVERKKVGLRKARRRPQFSKR
- the nrdA gene encoding class 1a ribonucleoside-diphosphate reductase subunit alpha, whose amino-acid sequence is MSKETMNVTKRNGKTEPIDLEKIHRVITWASEGLENVSVSEVELRSHIQFYDGMKTADIHETIIKSAADLISESAPDYQHLAARLAIFHLRKKAFDRFTPPTLFEHVNKMVRNHLYDTQLLDDYTKAEFDELDNYIKHERDMNFSYAAVKQLEGKYLVQNRVTGKIYESPQFIYMLIPMSLFAHYPNEAEEGKTRLDYIKRFYDAASNFKLSLPTPIMSGVRTPTRQFSSCVLIECGDSLDSINATSSSIVKYVSQRAGIGINVGRIRALGSEIRHGEAYHTGMIPFIKHFQTAVKSCSQGGVRGGAATLFYPIWHLEVESLVVLKNNRGVEENRARHLDYGVQVNKLMYQRMIEGGNITLFSPSDVPGLYDAFFEDQDEFERLYSIYEADDSIRKKTVKALDLFTQVAQERAQTGRIYIQNVDHSNTHSSFDPKKAPIHQSNLCLEITLPTHSLDSVEDPNGEIALCTLSAFNLGALESLDELAELSDLIVRALDSLLDYQDYPVEAARRASMGRRTLGIGVTNLAYYLAKNHAKYSDGSGNGLVHRTFEAIQYHLLSASLNLAKEMGKCEWFEDTKYAQGILPIDTYKADLNEVCDEPLHLDWETLREEIQQHGLRNSTMTALMPCETSSQITNSTNGIEPPRGYVSVKASKDGILKQVVPGFKEHKDDYELLWQIPNNKGYLQLVGIMQKFVDQAISANTNYDPASFDEGRVPIKLILQDLLYAYKMGLKTLYYHNTRDGADDAHEDDGCAGGACKL